From one Halosimplex rubrum genomic stretch:
- a CDS encoding phosphoglycerate kinase: MASFKTLDDLEDGQRVLVRLDLNSPVEDGEVRDNRRFDRHAETVRELADRDCAVVCMAHQGRPGRETFVSLEQHADILGRHVGKPVGFVADTFGDDALAAIEDLDGGEILLLENTRMCDEELPEEDPETKAETEFVRALAPAFDAYVNDAYSAAHRSHASLVGFPLALPAYAGRVMETEYEANTAIAEREFDGPVTMVVGGTKATDVIDVMTALEEKVDTFLLGGIAGELFLRADGVPVGRDIEGMDLFDDQWAENEATIGSLLDDYGDQIRLALDLAFEDDDGERAEIEVLDIEEKDRAFLDVGSNTVSEYAATIEDSEAVFVKGALGLFEDERFADGTVGVLEAIAETDCFSVVGGGDTSRAIELYGMSEDDFGHVSIAGGAYIRALTGERLVGVEVLREGE, translated from the coding sequence ATGGCCTCGTTCAAGACCCTCGACGACCTCGAAGACGGACAGCGCGTGCTCGTACGGCTCGACCTGAACTCCCCCGTCGAAGACGGCGAGGTACGGGACAACCGCCGCTTCGACCGCCACGCCGAGACGGTGCGCGAACTCGCCGACCGCGACTGCGCCGTCGTCTGCATGGCCCACCAGGGCCGCCCCGGTCGCGAGACGTTCGTCTCTCTGGAACAGCACGCCGACATCCTGGGACGACACGTCGGGAAGCCGGTCGGGTTCGTCGCCGACACCTTCGGCGACGACGCGCTCGCCGCTATCGAGGACCTCGACGGCGGGGAGATCCTCCTGCTGGAGAACACGCGGATGTGCGACGAGGAGCTGCCGGAGGAGGACCCCGAGACGAAAGCCGAGACGGAGTTCGTGCGGGCGCTGGCACCGGCGTTCGACGCCTACGTCAACGACGCCTACTCGGCGGCCCACCGCAGCCACGCCTCGCTCGTGGGGTTCCCGCTGGCGCTGCCCGCCTACGCCGGCCGCGTCATGGAGACCGAGTACGAGGCCAACACGGCCATCGCCGAGCGGGAGTTCGACGGGCCGGTGACGATGGTCGTCGGCGGAACGAAGGCGACCGACGTGATCGACGTGATGACCGCCCTGGAGGAGAAGGTCGACACCTTCCTGCTGGGCGGGATCGCGGGCGAGCTGTTCCTCCGGGCCGACGGCGTCCCCGTCGGCCGGGACATCGAGGGGATGGATCTCTTCGACGACCAGTGGGCCGAGAACGAGGCGACGATCGGTAGTCTGCTCGACGACTACGGCGACCAGATCCGGCTGGCGCTCGATCTGGCGTTCGAGGACGACGACGGCGAGCGGGCGGAGATCGAGGTGCTCGATATCGAGGAGAAAGACCGGGCCTTTCTCGACGTGGGGTCGAACACGGTCTCGGAGTACGCCGCCACTATCGAGGACTCGGAGGCCGTCTTCGTTAAGGGCGCGCTGGGGCTGTTCGAGGACGAACGGTTCGCCGACGGCACCGTCGGCGTCCTCGAAGCCATCGCCGAGACGGACTGCTTCTCGGTCGTCGGCGGCGGCGACACCTCCCGGGCCATCGAGCTGTACGGGATGAGCGAGGACGACTTCGGGCACGTCTCGATCGCCGGCGGCGCGTACATCCGCGCGCTGACGGGCGAGCGGCTGGTCGGCGTCGAGGTACTGCGCGAAGGGGAGTGA
- a CDS encoding DUF7537 family lipoprotein — MGRTSDPGPAGSGRLLAAVALLVVLAGCSVFAGGGGPTPAETVTPAPVPELGSTDTPAPATPRERLGAFPAISADGDINVSRLHAAHIAYLSDHSYTLEWERRTAGGSGTITREYDRRIAVGADGTVLVRNADGGTNTTVTYADRTGAYRRVEGPNGTGAVPTSVEFIDPVGQRYAETVSFEVLTFLNEGYDSVDVVTSGGRQYARVVSGNVPPQIPETYSAYAVHDFAATLWIAPEGYVRAVHYEFDLRNIDERIAVEWRYTYDRVGETTVDRPEWVPESTPAPSPTPTDDPARVPPETVADASAGD; from the coding sequence ATGGGCCGCACCTCCGACCCGGGGCCGGCCGGATCCGGTCGATTGCTGGCCGCCGTCGCGCTGCTGGTCGTCCTCGCGGGCTGTAGCGTCTTCGCCGGCGGGGGCGGGCCGACGCCGGCGGAGACGGTCACGCCGGCGCCGGTGCCGGAGCTGGGGTCGACCGACACGCCGGCGCCGGCGACGCCTCGGGAGCGCCTGGGCGCGTTCCCGGCGATCTCGGCGGACGGCGATATCAACGTCAGCCGGCTACACGCCGCGCACATCGCGTACCTCTCGGACCACTCGTACACGCTGGAGTGGGAGCGGCGGACGGCCGGCGGGTCCGGGACGATCACCAGGGAGTACGACCGGCGGATCGCCGTCGGAGCCGACGGGACCGTTCTGGTCCGCAACGCGGACGGCGGGACGAACACGACGGTCACCTACGCCGACCGGACCGGCGCCTACCGGCGCGTCGAGGGGCCGAACGGGACCGGTGCCGTACCCACGTCGGTGGAGTTCATCGACCCCGTCGGCCAGCGCTACGCGGAGACCGTCTCCTTCGAGGTTCTCACGTTCCTGAACGAGGGGTACGACTCGGTCGACGTGGTGACCAGCGGCGGGCGCCAGTACGCGCGGGTCGTCTCGGGCAACGTCCCGCCGCAGATCCCCGAGACCTACAGCGCCTACGCGGTCCACGACTTCGCGGCCACGCTGTGGATCGCCCCCGAGGGCTACGTCCGGGCCGTTCACTACGAGTTCGACCTGCGCAACATCGACGAGCGCATCGCCGTCGAGTGGCGCTACACCTACGACCGCGTCGGCGAGACGACCGTCGACCGACCCGAGTGGGTTCCCGAGTCCACGCCCGCCCCCTCGCCGACGCCCACCGACGACCCCGCTCGCGTCCCGCCCGAGACGGTCGCCGACGCCTCCGCCGGCGACTGA
- the rdfA gene encoding rod-determining factor RdfA, translating into MTNRQDERPDNKVERVVREYELGDLGRELERRWTGEGRERQSLRDLADFFNRRVLESAMDEAGVVTLQGELENIYDLLTGDDVTEGARTQARNRLEREGIDVDDLQNDFVSHYAVHTYLRDYRNAEYEGGDDGDQREKSVETIQRLTSRLNAVTRRNVENLRSTERLDVGPVDVIADVQVVCQECGRQDDPIDLIERGGCRCRVDE; encoded by the coding sequence ATGACGAATCGACAGGACGAGCGCCCGGACAACAAGGTAGAGCGGGTCGTCCGCGAGTACGAGCTGGGGGATTTGGGCCGGGAACTGGAGCGACGGTGGACGGGGGAGGGGCGGGAACGGCAGAGCCTGCGCGACCTCGCGGACTTCTTCAACCGGCGCGTGCTGGAGAGCGCCATGGACGAGGCGGGCGTCGTGACGCTACAGGGGGAACTGGAGAACATCTACGACCTGCTCACCGGCGACGACGTGACCGAGGGGGCTCGCACCCAGGCCCGCAACCGGCTCGAACGGGAGGGGATCGACGTCGACGACCTCCAGAACGACTTCGTGAGCCACTACGCCGTCCACACCTACCTGCGGGACTACCGGAACGCGGAGTACGAGGGCGGCGACGACGGCGACCAGCGCGAGAAATCCGTCGAGACCATCCAGCGACTCACCAGTCGACTGAACGCGGTCACCCGGCGCAACGTCGAGAACCTCCGGTCGACCGAGCGACTGGACGTCGGTCCCGTCGACGTGATCGCCGACGTACAGGTAGTCTGCCAGGAGTGCGGCCGCCAGGACGACCCGATCGACCTCATCGAACGGGGCGGCTGTCGCTGCCGTGTCGACGAGTAG
- a CDS encoding NAD-dependent epimerase/dehydratase family protein, whose amino-acid sequence MDVLITGGAGTIGTAITDELGDREAYSFTSLDVVEHPDDDVDSVVADATNEAVVREHVAAADAVVHLARVHMDEGGPNDRAIAWSDEHLENLRLHATAYEAAVDADLDSFVYASSNHAVGMYEVEAAPDIYYGSDFEVDHTVQPRPDSMYGVEKVYGEGVGRLAAETTDLSVYALRICAVRDPEYDHPYGDARRGVDGGRFEPDSAAYDEQVARMHCMWQSRRDIAHMVERCLADDSVSFDVFYGVSDNENRWFDIDHARDVIGYDPRDSADEWDAPPS is encoded by the coding sequence ATGGACGTACTGATAACGGGCGGCGCGGGCACCATCGGCACGGCGATCACCGACGAACTCGGCGACCGCGAGGCGTACTCGTTCACCAGCCTCGACGTGGTTGAACACCCGGACGACGACGTGGACTCGGTCGTCGCCGACGCGACCAACGAGGCGGTCGTCCGCGAACACGTCGCAGCGGCGGACGCGGTGGTCCACCTCGCGCGGGTCCACATGGACGAGGGCGGTCCGAACGACCGGGCGATCGCCTGGAGCGACGAGCACCTCGAGAACCTCCGGCTCCACGCGACCGCCTACGAGGCGGCCGTCGACGCGGACCTGGACAGCTTCGTCTACGCCTCCTCGAACCACGCCGTCGGGATGTACGAGGTCGAGGCCGCCCCCGACATCTACTACGGTTCGGACTTCGAGGTCGACCACACGGTCCAGCCGCGGCCCGATTCGATGTACGGCGTCGAGAAGGTCTACGGCGAGGGCGTCGGCCGACTCGCCGCCGAGACGACCGACCTCTCGGTGTACGCCCTGCGGATCTGCGCGGTCCGCGACCCCGAGTACGACCACCCCTACGGCGACGCCCGGCGCGGCGTCGACGGGGGTCGCTTCGAGCCCGACTCGGCGGCCTACGACGAGCAGGTCGCCCGGATGCACTGCATGTGGCAGTCACGCCGGGACATCGCCCACATGGTCGAGCGCTGTCTCGCCGACGATTCGGTCTCCTTCGACGTGTTCTACGGCGTCAGCGACAACGAGAACCGCTGGTTCGACATCGACCACGCCCGCGACGTGATCGGCTACGACCCCCGCGACTCCGCCGACGAGTGGGACGCCCCGCCGTCCTGA
- a CDS encoding ribonuclease H-like domain-containing protein → MRIENSFIPVDGVGEQTERSLWESGVTHWDAFDPSAVGARQAENIESFVATAAERLDDGDAAFFRERFPSGSHWRCYENFREETCFLDIETTGLDQQRHDVTVVGLHTPGETTALVADRDLTAERLQTHLDDAKLLVTFNGKRFDVPFLESAFGVDVEVPHVDLMYPCRRLGLTGGLKRIERETGIDRDRPDLSGEDAVRLWREYERGDESALETLVSYNRDDTENLRALADRVTDRLDSDVFVARE, encoded by the coding sequence GTGCGCATCGAGAACAGCTTCATCCCGGTCGACGGCGTGGGCGAGCAGACCGAGCGGTCGCTGTGGGAGTCGGGGGTCACCCACTGGGACGCGTTCGACCCGTCGGCCGTCGGCGCCCGGCAGGCCGAGAACATCGAGTCGTTCGTCGCCACGGCCGCCGAGCGCCTCGACGACGGCGACGCCGCGTTCTTCCGCGAGCGGTTCCCCTCCGGCAGCCACTGGCGGTGTTACGAGAACTTCCGCGAGGAGACCTGCTTCCTCGACATCGAGACGACGGGCCTCGACCAGCAACGGCACGACGTGACGGTCGTCGGGCTCCACACCCCCGGCGAGACGACGGCGCTGGTCGCGGACCGGGACCTGACCGCCGAGCGCCTGCAGACCCACCTCGACGACGCGAAACTGCTCGTGACGTTCAACGGCAAGCGCTTCGACGTGCCGTTCCTCGAATCGGCGTTCGGTGTGGACGTCGAGGTTCCCCACGTCGACCTGATGTACCCCTGCCGGCGGCTGGGGCTGACCGGCGGGCTGAAACGCATCGAGCGGGAGACGGGCATCGACCGCGACCGGCCGGACCTCTCGGGCGAGGACGCCGTCCGGCTCTGGCGGGAGTACGAACGGGGCGACGAGTCGGCCCTGGAGACGCTGGTGTCGTACAACCGCGACGACACGGAGAACCTCCGCGCCCTCGCCGACCGCGTCACCGACCGCCTCGACAGCGACGTGTTCGTCGCGCGGGAGTGA
- a CDS encoding metallophosphoesterase, with amino-acid sequence MRLGIVSDTHDDLDAVEAAVETFEREDCDVVVHCGDIVAPFSATPFASSFDFHAVRGNNDGEWALADTVGDFGTYHGETAELTVDGREFVVYHGTSGAVVDALVECGRYDYVLHGHTHQFVHEEYESTVRINPGGVPFEGAPGPHYAVVLDTGSDAVVDTDTDDVERFTLSEGIE; translated from the coding sequence ATGCGACTCGGTATCGTCTCCGACACGCACGACGACCTGGACGCGGTCGAGGCGGCCGTCGAGACGTTCGAACGCGAGGACTGCGACGTCGTCGTCCACTGCGGCGACATCGTCGCCCCGTTCTCGGCGACGCCGTTCGCCTCGTCGTTCGACTTTCACGCCGTCCGGGGCAACAACGACGGCGAGTGGGCGCTGGCCGACACGGTCGGCGACTTCGGCACCTACCACGGCGAGACGGCCGAACTGACCGTCGACGGCCGGGAGTTCGTCGTCTACCACGGCACCAGCGGCGCCGTCGTCGACGCCTTGGTCGAGTGCGGCCGCTACGACTACGTCCTGCACGGCCACACCCACCAGTTCGTCCACGAGGAGTACGAGTCGACCGTCCGGATCAACCCCGGGGGCGTCCCCTTCGAGGGCGCGCCCGGGCCCCACTACGCCGTCGTCCTCGACACGGGGTCCGACGCGGTCGTCGACACCGACACGGACGACGTCGAGCGGTTCACGCTCTCGGAAGGGATCGAGTAG
- a CDS encoding type II glyceraldehyde-3-phosphate dehydrogenase, giving the protein MIQVGVNGYGTIGKRVADAIRAQPDMAVAGVAKTSPNFEAKVALERGYPLYAVDAERTAAFDDAGFDLAGTVDELVADSDVVVDATPAGVGAENAELYREHDTPAIFQGGEDPDVAEVSFNARASYEAARGADSVRVVSCNTTGLSRLFAPIAEAYGIEKARVTLVRRGGDPGQTDRGPINDTLPDPVEIPSHHGPDLNTVFPDLDVDTMGMKVPATLMHTHSVNVTLEREADAESVRELLDAESRLFVLPPELDIDGAGKLKEFAQDAGRPRGDCWENCIWGDSITVEGRDLYLFQAIHQEADVVPENVDAVRAVADTADREESTTLTEDAIGLDGRIGGTLRDPVARSPAVADGGRDDD; this is encoded by the coding sequence ATGATCCAGGTCGGCGTCAACGGATACGGGACGATCGGGAAGCGCGTCGCGGACGCGATACGCGCTCAGCCGGACATGGCGGTCGCCGGCGTCGCCAAGACCAGTCCGAACTTCGAGGCGAAAGTCGCGCTCGAACGCGGGTACCCGCTCTACGCGGTCGACGCCGAGCGGACCGCGGCGTTCGACGATGCCGGCTTCGACCTGGCCGGGACCGTCGACGAACTCGTCGCGGACAGCGACGTGGTGGTCGACGCCACGCCCGCCGGGGTCGGCGCGGAGAACGCCGAGCTGTACCGCGAACACGACACGCCCGCGATTTTTCAGGGCGGCGAGGACCCCGACGTGGCCGAGGTGAGCTTCAACGCCCGCGCCAGCTACGAGGCCGCCCGCGGCGCCGACTCCGTCCGGGTCGTCTCCTGCAACACGACCGGACTCTCGCGGCTGTTCGCGCCCATCGCCGAGGCGTACGGGATCGAGAAGGCCCGCGTCACGCTCGTCCGTCGCGGGGGCGACCCCGGCCAGACCGACCGCGGACCGATCAACGACACGCTGCCGGACCCCGTCGAGATCCCGTCCCACCACGGGCCCGACCTGAACACGGTCTTCCCGGACCTGGACGTGGACACCATGGGCATGAAGGTGCCCGCGACGCTGATGCACACTCACTCGGTCAACGTGACCCTGGAGCGCGAGGCCGACGCCGAGTCGGTCCGCGAACTGCTCGACGCGGAGTCCCGCCTGTTCGTCCTCCCGCCGGAGCTCGACATCGACGGCGCGGGCAAGCTCAAGGAGTTCGCCCAGGACGCCGGGCGCCCGCGCGGGGACTGCTGGGAGAACTGCATCTGGGGCGACTCGATCACCGTCGAGGGCCGCGACCTGTACCTGTTTCAGGCCATCCACCAGGAGGCCGACGTGGTCCCGGAGAACGTCGACGCCGTCCGCGCCGTCGCCGACACCGCCGACCGCGAGGAGAGCACCACCCTCACCGAGGACGCCATCGGCCTCGACGGCCGGATCGGCGGGACGCTGCGGGACCCGGTCGCTCGCTCGCCCGCCGTCGCCGACGGCGGCCGCGACGACGACTGA
- a CDS encoding arylsulfotransferase family protein, which produces MDGPSKRLARALFAAVLVLAAGAVASSYATAEPNVARTHGSLADAGGSAPGATGVAGPEASPTGVSAGPGDSRLTDPGGSPDGAASDADGPVLVDPAEHDQLDLTVVGTQGFYASDEQAELVAFDRSGDVAYYEDDYRVYFDVDPVEGRPYTVEYLAAEHRDGEACATVSTDRCTYNVFERVNLTTGETETVYGELTPKIYSGRWHDVDRINDTHVAVADILRDSVRVVNVTTDETVYEWNASSYFPDDVGGAAGDWTHINDVEVLADGRFMVSVRNMDRVVFLEPGEGVDANWTLGEEDNYDILYEQHNPDYIPPERGGPAITVADSENSRLLEYQRVDPETGEATTAADGEWRRSWGWRDSRLQWPRDADRLPNGNTLIVDTHGDRIAEISPDGSVNWSHTVGMPYDVERLGTGDESAGGHSMRSIRDERGTTAGGSSSRSGVGVPLFQPANPDVGSDTVPPAGQIVHPDRGPAETVWVALKELTPSLLVNGALYAAPSWVRFTDLAFGGLAVLTVLAWTGTELYWSRYAPLASLRNGLRRARGS; this is translated from the coding sequence ATGGACGGCCCCTCCAAACGACTCGCTCGCGCGCTGTTCGCCGCCGTGCTGGTCCTCGCGGCGGGAGCGGTAGCGAGCAGCTACGCGACGGCGGAACCGAACGTCGCGCGGACACACGGGTCGCTCGCCGACGCGGGCGGGTCCGCGCCCGGCGCGACCGGCGTCGCGGGTCCCGAAGCGTCGCCGACCGGCGTCTCCGCGGGCCCGGGCGACTCCCGGCTCACCGACCCCGGCGGCTCGCCGGACGGCGCGGCCAGCGACGCCGACGGCCCCGTCCTCGTCGACCCCGCGGAGCACGACCAGCTCGACCTGACGGTCGTCGGAACCCAGGGGTTCTACGCCTCCGACGAACAGGCCGAGCTGGTCGCGTTCGACCGCTCCGGCGACGTGGCCTACTACGAGGACGACTACCGCGTGTACTTCGACGTCGACCCGGTCGAAGGCCGACCCTACACCGTCGAGTACCTCGCCGCCGAACACCGCGACGGCGAGGCGTGTGCGACGGTTAGCACCGACCGGTGTACGTACAACGTCTTCGAGCGCGTGAACCTGACCACCGGCGAGACCGAGACCGTCTACGGCGAGCTCACGCCGAAGATCTACTCCGGCCGCTGGCACGACGTGGACCGCATCAACGACACGCACGTCGCCGTCGCGGACATCCTCCGCGACAGCGTCCGCGTGGTGAACGTGACGACCGACGAGACGGTGTACGAGTGGAACGCCTCCTCGTACTTCCCCGACGACGTGGGCGGCGCCGCCGGCGACTGGACGCACATCAACGACGTGGAGGTGCTCGCGGACGGGCGGTTCATGGTTAGCGTCCGTAACATGGACCGGGTCGTGTTCCTCGAGCCCGGCGAGGGCGTCGACGCCAACTGGACGCTCGGCGAAGAGGACAACTACGACATCCTCTACGAGCAGCACAACCCCGACTACATCCCGCCCGAGCGGGGCGGCCCCGCCATCACTGTCGCCGACTCGGAGAACAGCCGACTGCTGGAGTACCAGCGCGTCGACCCCGAGACGGGCGAGGCGACGACGGCGGCCGACGGCGAGTGGCGCCGGTCGTGGGGCTGGCGGGACAGCCGCCTCCAGTGGCCCCGCGACGCCGACCGCCTCCCGAACGGCAACACGCTGATCGTCGACACGCACGGCGACCGCATCGCCGAGATCAGCCCGGACGGGAGCGTGAACTGGAGCCACACCGTCGGCATGCCCTACGACGTCGAGCGACTGGGGACCGGCGACGAGAGCGCGGGCGGGCACAGCATGCGGTCGATCCGGGACGAGCGCGGCACGACCGCCGGCGGGTCGAGTTCGCGCTCGGGCGTCGGCGTCCCCCTGTTCCAGCCGGCCAACCCCGACGTCGGGTCCGATACCGTGCCGCCGGCCGGCCAGATCGTCCACCCCGACCGCGGCCCCGCCGAGACCGTCTGGGTCGCGCTCAAAGAGCTGACCCCGAGTCTCCTCGTCAACGGCGCGCTGTACGCCGCCCCCTCCTGGGTCCGGTTCACCGACCTGGCCTTCGGCGGGCTCGCCGTCCTGACCGTGCTCGCCTGGACCGGGACCGAGCTGTACTGGTCGCGATACGCCCCCCTCGCGTCCCTCCGGAACGGACTGCGCCGCGCCCGCGGTTCCTGA
- a CDS encoding archaea-specific SMC-related protein has product MGATDSKTKSVDVAVENVGGIDATDVSFSAGVTILTGRNATNRTSLLQAIMAGLGSDNVSLKGDADEGRVELTVGEETYTRTLTRQNGTVVTNGDPYLEEAEIADLFVFLLESNEARRAVERTENLRELIMRPVDTAAIESEIDQLQGERDELEQRLDDLKSLRSSLPELEERRQELEREIEDKREELTEKKEQIDDADQDVGTTRDQKAELEDALESFREARSDLEDVRYNLDSERESIDALESEIEEVETELAELPEEVAGDVSEVEDRIGRLRDQRQTLDSTVNELQKVIQFNEEMLEGTSSDVVAALRGEDDAEELTERLVDDQVVCWTCGSEVDQSDVETTLDRIRDLRQSKLSERQDLQSEIDDLKTEKATYQEKQRQRSQLEDRRQRAESELSQRRERVEDLEADRDRLEDRIDELEGEVNELQDETQSDLLDLHREANELEFEISRRQDDLEDVSEEIERIESELDRRDDLKAEREELQDRIEDLRTRIDRIETEAVDQFNEHMESVLEMLGYENLERIWIERKQERVKEGRRRVEKSVFDLHVVRSTDDGTTYEDSIDHLSESEREVTGLIFALAGYLTHDVYETCPFLLLDSIEAIDSDRISRLVDYVSEYAEYVVVALLEEDAQALDDDYQRVTEV; this is encoded by the coding sequence ATGGGAGCGACCGATAGTAAGACGAAGTCAGTAGACGTCGCCGTCGAGAACGTCGGGGGGATCGACGCGACCGACGTGTCGTTTTCCGCGGGCGTGACGATCCTCACGGGTCGCAACGCGACGAATCGCACGTCGCTGCTGCAGGCCATCATGGCGGGCCTCGGGAGCGACAACGTCTCGCTCAAAGGTGACGCCGACGAGGGCCGCGTCGAGTTGACCGTCGGCGAGGAGACGTACACGCGGACGCTCACCCGACAGAACGGGACCGTCGTCACGAACGGCGACCCCTACCTGGAGGAGGCGGAGATCGCCGATCTGTTCGTCTTCCTGCTGGAGTCAAACGAGGCCCGGCGGGCCGTCGAACGCACCGAGAACCTGCGCGAGCTCATCATGCGGCCGGTGGACACCGCCGCCATCGAGTCCGAGATCGACCAGTTGCAGGGCGAGCGCGACGAGCTCGAGCAGCGCCTCGACGACCTCAAGTCGCTGCGCAGTTCTCTGCCGGAGCTGGAGGAGCGCCGCCAGGAGCTGGAGCGTGAGATCGAGGACAAGCGCGAGGAGCTCACCGAGAAGAAAGAGCAGATCGACGACGCCGACCAGGACGTGGGGACGACCCGCGACCAGAAGGCCGAACTCGAGGACGCGCTGGAGTCGTTCCGCGAAGCGCGCTCGGACCTCGAGGACGTGCGCTACAACCTCGACAGCGAGCGCGAGAGCATCGACGCGCTGGAGTCGGAGATCGAGGAGGTCGAGACGGAGCTCGCCGAGCTCCCCGAGGAGGTGGCGGGCGACGTGAGCGAGGTCGAGGACCGTATCGGGCGACTGCGCGACCAGCGCCAGACGCTGGACTCGACGGTCAACGAACTGCAGAAGGTGATCCAGTTCAACGAGGAGATGCTGGAGGGGACGAGCTCCGACGTGGTCGCCGCGCTGCGGGGCGAGGACGACGCCGAGGAGCTGACCGAGCGGCTCGTCGACGACCAGGTCGTCTGCTGGACCTGCGGCAGCGAGGTTGACCAGTCGGACGTGGAGACGACGCTCGACCGCATCCGCGACCTGCGCCAGTCGAAGCTCTCCGAGCGCCAGGACCTGCAGTCGGAGATAGACGACCTGAAGACCGAGAAGGCGACCTATCAGGAGAAACAGCGCCAGCGCTCGCAGCTCGAGGACCGACGCCAGCGCGCCGAGTCCGAACTGAGCCAGCGCCGCGAGCGCGTCGAGGACCTGGAGGCCGACCGCGACCGCCTGGAGGACCGCATCGACGAACTCGAGGGCGAGGTCAACGAGCTCCAGGACGAGACCCAGAGCGACCTGCTGGACCTGCACCGCGAGGCCAACGAGCTGGAGTTCGAGATCAGCCGCCGCCAGGACGACCTGGAGGACGTTTCCGAGGAGATCGAGCGCATCGAGTCCGAACTCGACCGGCGCGACGACCTCAAGGCCGAGCGGGAGGAGCTGCAGGACCGGATCGAGGACCTCCGCACCCGGATCGACCGCATCGAGACCGAAGCCGTCGACCAGTTCAACGAGCACATGGAGTCGGTGCTGGAGATGCTCGGCTACGAGAACCTCGAACGGATCTGGATCGAGCGCAAACAGGAGCGCGTCAAGGAGGGACGCCGCCGCGTCGAGAAGTCCGTCTTCGACCTCCACGTCGTCCGCTCGACGGACGACGGCACGACCTACGAGGACTCCATCGACCACCTCAGCGAGTCCGAACGCGAAGTGACGGGGCTCATCTTCGCACTCGCCGGCTATCTCACCCACGACGTGTACGAGACGTGCCCGTTCCTCCTGCTGGACTCCATCGAGGCCATCGACTCCGACCGCATCTCCCGTCTCGTCGACTACGTCTCCGAGTACGCCGAGTACGTCGTCGTCGCCCTGCTCGAAGAGGACGCCCAGGCGCTCGACGACGACTACCAGCGCGTCACCGAAGTCTGA